In Bacillota bacterium, the sequence GTCCCGCGCCGCCGATCCGCCGGTGCATCCCGATAACGTTCGTGTCCATACCGTTGCCGCTGATGTCCTTGCCCATCCGGTCGACGATAAGGACGTCAAGCCGGTCGAAGGGCAGGCGGGGCAGGTAATCGACGGACCGCCGGAGCAATTCGGCCTCACCCTCAATGAGGCCGTTCGCCGCCAGTCCCTTGATGATGGCCGGCTCTTCGCGGTGGTTCTCGACCGTGGCGATGCCTCCGATGATCGGGGCTTTGGCCAGGAAGACCTCGGCCAGGCGGATCAGGGCCTCGCCCAGCCCGGCCCGGTGGCACGTCTCCGCGCCGACCTGCTTGCCGAGGCCGACGACCATGATCTTGGTCAGCCCGCTCTCGATCCGGCCGCGGAAATCGGTATGCAGCTTGACCCGATTGAACAGGAGGACGGCGTCGGCGCTCATGGCGTTCTTGTCGGCGTTGACCGGGAGGCCGTCCGATGTCCGCCCCAGAAGGACGGTGTCCATCGACGACCTTATCGGGCACCCCAGCCTGTCCTCGGTCACGCCGAGGCCGCGCAGGACCTCGACCTGCCCTTCAGCGGTGGCCCCGCCGTGACTGCCCATGGCCGGGACGATGAACGGCTGCCCGCCCAGCCGCTTGACCTCGGCCACCATGGCCTTGAGGATACGGACGCTATATGGGAATCCCCGCGACCCGGCGGTGATGGCCACCGTCATCCCCGGGTGGACCCGTTGGCCGAGGCCGATGCTTTCTAATTCTCGCACGACCGTGCCTTCGAC encodes:
- a CDS encoding lactate racemase domain-containing protein, with product MNRPAYAGAAMPGAVPLESGSRRWPPLIPVRQTLPGDAVSDVEGTVVRELESIGLGQRVHPGMTVAITAGSRGFPYSVRILKAMVAEVKRLGGQPFIVPAMGSHGGATAEGQVEVLRGLGVTEDRLGCPIRSSMDTVLLGRTSDGLPVNADKNAMSADAVLLFNRVKLHTDFRGRIESGLTKIMVVGLGKQVGAETCHRAGLGEALIRLAEVFLAKAPIIGGIATVENHREEPAIIKGLAANGLIEGEAELLRRSVDYLPRLPFDRLDVLIVDRMGKDISGNGMDTNVIGMHRRIGGAGLSDIRTIVCLDLTEGGHGNALGIGLADLVPQRMAAKVDWAKTYANSITTGFYGTAKCPIVLPTPEDCVDVAMRPFEPETVRLVRIEDTKHIETFWVSPALRQEVGRNDRLTVIGEAGPLAVGGEAESPVIGGD